One Polaribacter sp. KT25b DNA segment encodes these proteins:
- a CDS encoding MFS transporter, producing MNKHTKNAFLYAIIVAIGSFVFGLDAVLISGGFKFITQEFNLTASQVGLIGSAPGIGVLIALPLTAFAANKLGRKVTLQIIAIFYIVSAVGSAFAPSFLSLFWFRFLGGLAFSSVTLASMYIGEVAPAEQRGKLVSTLQINMGIGFTAAYLINYWILQKMGSDLQWVKDLNLAETGWRWMLGIEIIPAVLWFLLLFLIPKSPAWLIYKGRVDDAKKSLSKVYPEDKIEEQVQQMLVSVENSVGKNSSTISQLKEIFSSKMRVVLIIAFTLAVVQQFTGMNAVMIYAPTMFEQLGLGTDAAFSSTIWIGVIGLVATLISLSLIDKFGRRPIVIGGLILIIISISTVSYGFKQATYQVTESAIVKMKDIPNIKKLNAIVGKEFNSDIEFKNSLTEILGVESARDNSGVIFKETAHMNAILILLSILTFIAAFNFSIGPIMWVLLSEIFPISNRGVAIPLFALISSTVSALVQYLFPLEMEMFGAATTFIIYAGIVLVGLIILYKYLLETKGLSLEEIQAKLKAN from the coding sequence ATGAATAAACACACAAAAAATGCATTCTTATACGCTATTATAGTTGCAATAGGATCTTTTGTCTTTGGTTTAGATGCAGTATTAATTTCTGGAGGATTTAAATTTATTACTCAAGAATTTAATTTAACGGCTTCTCAAGTTGGTTTAATTGGTTCTGCACCCGGTATTGGTGTTTTAATTGCATTGCCATTAACTGCATTTGCAGCAAATAAGCTTGGAAGAAAAGTAACACTACAAATTATTGCAATATTTTATATTGTTTCTGCGGTTGGTTCTGCTTTTGCACCCTCATTTTTATCATTATTTTGGTTTCGATTTTTAGGTGGATTAGCCTTTAGCTCTGTTACGTTAGCTTCTATGTATATAGGCGAAGTAGCACCTGCAGAACAAAGAGGTAAATTGGTTTCTACATTACAAATAAATATGGGTATTGGTTTTACAGCTGCCTATTTAATCAATTATTGGATTTTACAAAAAATGGGATCTGATTTACAATGGGTGAAAGACTTAAATTTAGCTGAAACTGGTTGGCGTTGGATGTTAGGTATAGAAATAATTCCTGCAGTTTTATGGTTTTTATTGTTGTTTTTAATTCCAAAAAGTCCAGCTTGGTTAATCTATAAAGGTAGAGTTGATGATGCAAAAAAATCCTTATCAAAAGTATATCCAGAAGATAAAATTGAAGAACAAGTGCAACAAATGCTTGTAAGTGTAGAAAATTCAGTAGGTAAGAATTCTTCTACAATAAGTCAATTAAAAGAGATTTTTAGCAGTAAGATGAGAGTTGTTTTAATTATAGCTTTCACATTAGCGGTAGTACAGCAATTTACAGGGATGAATGCAGTTATGATCTATGCTCCAACCATGTTTGAGCAGTTAGGTTTAGGTACAGATGCTGCATTTTCTAGTACCATTTGGATTGGTGTTATTGGTTTAGTAGCTACTTTAATATCATTATCTCTAATTGATAAATTTGGACGTAGACCCATAGTTATTGGTGGCTTAATATTGATTATTATAAGTATATCTACTGTTTCTTACGGATTTAAACAAGCAACATATCAGGTCACTGAAAGTGCTATTGTTAAAATGAAAGATATACCAAACATAAAAAAGTTAAATGCAATTGTTGGAAAAGAATTTAATAGTGATATTGAATTTAAAAATTCTTTAACAGAAATTCTTGGAGTAGAATCTGCTCGTGATAACTCAGGTGTAATTTTTAAAGAAACTGCACATATGAATGCTATTTTAATATTACTAAGTATTTTAACTTTTATTGCTGCCTTTAATTTTTCTATAGGACCAATTATGTGGGTGTTGCTTTCAGAGATTTTTCCAATTTCTAATCGAGGTGTTGCAATACCTTTATTTGCTTTAATTTCTAGTACCGTTAGTGCGTTAGTACAATATTTATTTCCTTTAGAAATGGAAATGTTTGGAGCGGCAACTACTTTCATAATTTATGCAGGTATAGTGCTTGTAGGTTTAATTATTTTATATAAATATCTTCTAGAGACTAAGGGGCTTTCTTTAGAAGAAATTCAAGCAAAGTTAAAAGCTAATTAA
- a CDS encoding sulfatase-like hydrolase/transferase, with the protein MRQISKQLKLLFLGIFISIMGCTAQQERPNILFVLCDDLGYNDVGFNGSKDIITPELDKLAKNGTIFTSAYVAHPFCGPSRASILTGRYSQEIGTAFNLHSNSSMNDADNMGIPTEETYISKVLQDAGYYTSAFGKWHLGSAPKFHPNKRGFDNYYGFLGGGHNYFPEKYQKEYQKQLKEGRKEIRDYILPLENNGKNVKETEYITDALSREAIKDIKLASTNKDPFFIYLAYNAPHVPLEAKEEDLKVFANIKDKDRRTYAAMVYAVDRGVGKIVQTLKETNQYDNTLIVFLSDNGGNFDHGANNYPLKGTKGDAWEGGYRVPMFFHYPNKVAKGKKFDFPVSALDLYPTFAKLVNAKIPKNKKLGGKDIMESVLNNTEPHKEDMIYCLRYRHGFSDVGARLGDWKITRVGNEPWRLTNITQDIGEKKNMAGRYPERLKKMVAETQKWTESFVFPLWFYSAKDEELWNDGRMPQYNETFEVDKVAQPASKK; encoded by the coding sequence ATGAGACAGATTTCAAAACAATTAAAGTTATTATTCTTAGGAATTTTTATAAGTATTATGGGCTGTACGGCACAACAAGAAAGGCCTAATATTTTATTTGTATTGTGTGATGACCTAGGGTATAATGATGTTGGTTTTAATGGATCTAAAGATATAATTACGCCAGAGTTAGATAAGTTAGCCAAAAACGGAACCATCTTTACGTCTGCTTATGTAGCACATCCTTTTTGCGGCCCTAGTAGAGCCTCTATATTAACAGGTAGATATTCGCAAGAAATAGGTACAGCATTTAATCTTCATAGCAATTCTAGTATGAATGATGCCGATAATATGGGGATTCCGACAGAAGAAACTTATATATCTAAAGTATTGCAAGATGCAGGTTATTATACAAGTGCTTTTGGGAAATGGCATTTAGGAAGTGCTCCAAAATTTCATCCGAATAAAAGAGGATTCGATAATTATTATGGATTTCTTGGTGGAGGACATAATTATTTTCCAGAAAAATATCAAAAGGAATATCAAAAGCAGTTAAAAGAAGGAAGAAAAGAAATTCGCGATTATATTCTTCCCTTGGAGAATAACGGCAAAAATGTTAAAGAAACCGAGTATATAACAGATGCTTTGTCTAGAGAAGCTATTAAAGATATTAAATTAGCTTCGACTAACAAAGATCCTTTCTTTATCTATTTAGCCTATAATGCGCCACATGTTCCGTTAGAGGCTAAAGAAGAAGATTTAAAGGTTTTTGCTAACATTAAAGACAAAGATAGAAGAACCTATGCTGCTATGGTGTATGCTGTAGATAGAGGAGTGGGGAAAATTGTACAAACTTTGAAAGAAACAAATCAATATGATAATACTTTAATTGTATTTTTGAGTGATAATGGCGGTAATTTTGATCACGGAGCCAATAATTATCCGCTTAAAGGTACAAAAGGAGATGCATGGGAAGGCGGTTATAGAGTGCCAATGTTTTTCCATTATCCAAATAAAGTAGCTAAAGGAAAGAAATTTGATTTCCCGGTTTCTGCTTTAGATTTATATCCTACGTTTGCTAAATTAGTGAATGCGAAAATTCCAAAAAATAAAAAATTAGGCGGTAAAGATATTATGGAATCTGTGTTGAATAATACAGAACCTCATAAAGAAGATATGATTTACTGTTTAAGATATCGTCATGGCTTTAGTGATGTTGGTGCAAGATTGGGAGATTGGAAAATAACCAGAGTTGGTAACGAGCCTTGGAGGTTAACAAATATTACCCAAGATATTGGAGAAAAGAAAAATATGGCAGGTAGATATCCTGAGCGTCTAAAAAAAATGGTTGCAGAAACTCAAAAATGGACAGAAAGTTTTGTGTTTCCATTATGGTTTTATTCAGCTAAAGATGAAGAATTATGGAACGATGGGAGAATGCCACAATATAATGAAACCTTTGAGGTGGATAAAGTTGCTCAACCAGCGTCAAAAAAATAA
- a CDS encoding sulfatase-like hydrolase/transferase, with translation MINSMSLKTLFTVFLLCVFFNVFTQNKKPNIILIIVDDLNDYIGFLGGNDQVKTPNMNALAKEGTVFTNAHTNAPICAPSRASMLTGIYPHESKNFWFDKWTDNEVLKNSKSLAKFMGDNGYKTYATGKLMHHRVKLEWNEYGVENDFGLYAFNGKKVVQHPLMPKEYSKDKNDGLFMSLANVPNVKATKNSPGYKGWYDVKNRKPFIYISDDNRDLMNDELSANWVVEKIKSLEKSNTDKPFFMAVGFVKSHTPLVAPQKYFDMYPLETLKIPVIKKSDNEDTYYRTTFSWPMPWTKHYQELEVSYKNVNNGLRAYLQAYLACVSFVDDQIGKVMNALKQSSFNKNTVVILVSDHGYNHGEKEFLYKNNFWEESIRIPLIVRNLSIKNSKGKTISNPVSLIDIYPTIADFAKIT, from the coding sequence ATGATAAATTCAATGTCTTTAAAAACACTGTTTACAGTTTTTCTATTATGTGTTTTTTTTAATGTTTTTACGCAAAATAAAAAGCCAAATATTATTTTAATTATAGTAGACGATTTAAATGATTATATAGGTTTTTTAGGAGGAAATGATCAAGTGAAAACTCCAAATATGAATGCACTAGCAAAAGAAGGAACAGTTTTTACAAATGCACACACAAATGCACCAATTTGTGCTCCATCTAGAGCAAGTATGCTAACAGGTATTTATCCACATGAATCTAAAAATTTTTGGTTTGATAAATGGACAGATAATGAGGTTTTGAAAAACAGTAAATCTCTAGCGAAATTTATGGGAGATAACGGATACAAAACATATGCAACAGGTAAATTAATGCACCACAGAGTAAAACTTGAATGGAATGAATATGGAGTAGAAAATGATTTTGGTCTTTATGCTTTTAATGGTAAAAAAGTTGTACAACATCCATTAATGCCAAAAGAATATTCTAAGGATAAAAATGACGGATTGTTTATGTCTCTAGCTAATGTGCCAAATGTTAAAGCTACAAAAAATTCACCAGGATATAAAGGTTGGTATGATGTAAAAAACAGAAAACCTTTTATATATATAAGTGATGATAATCGCGATTTAATGAATGACGAATTAAGTGCTAATTGGGTAGTAGAAAAAATTAAAAGTTTAGAAAAATCTAACACAGATAAACCATTTTTTATGGCAGTTGGCTTTGTAAAATCTCACACTCCTTTGGTTGCTCCTCAAAAGTATTTTGATATGTATCCTTTAGAAACTTTAAAAATTCCTGTAATAAAAAAGAGTGACAATGAAGATACATACTATAGAACAACTTTTTCTTGGCCAATGCCCTGGACAAAGCATTACCAAGAATTAGAAGTTTCTTATAAAAATGTAAATAATGGTTTACGAGCCTATCTTCAAGCGTATTTAGCTTGTGTAAGTTTTGTAGATGATCAAATAGGAAAAGTTATGAATGCGTTAAAGCAAAGTAGTTTTAATAAAAATACTGTGGTTATTTTAGTTAGCGATCATGGCTATAATCACGGAGAAAAAGAGTTTCTATATAAAAATAATTTTTGGGAAGAAAGTATAAGAATACCATTGATCGTTAGAAATTTAAGTATTAAAAATAGTAAAGGAAAAACTATTAGTAATCCAGTTTCTTTAATAGATATATATCCAACAATTGCAGATTTTGCTAAAATTACATGA
- a CDS encoding sulfatase/phosphatase domain-containing protein yields the protein MLPEEQSYSVRSENYRYILYFNGKEELYNHNEDPYEWKNLESIKKYAKIKLELKNQLYHLLNKDK from the coding sequence ATTCTTCCAGAAGAACAAAGCTATTCTGTAAGATCAGAAAATTATAGATATATTTTATATTTCAACGGAAAAGAAGAATTATATAATCATAATGAAGATCCTTATGAATGGAAAAATTTAGAATCAATTAAAAAGTATGCTAAAATAAAGTTAGAATTAAAAAATCAGCTATACCATTTATTAAATAAAGACAAATAA
- a CDS encoding glycoside hydrolase family 127 protein has product MNQKLKNSIIITFFSFLLIISCKENANQKLALNTRKNVDLNLDANKGIINYSNSPHVKLKSLNIGDCEWTDGFWADKFKVAQDVMVPYMGEVLKGDVGHALNNFKIAAGLKEGKHKGFYWHDGDFYKWMEAATYVYAINKDKKIIDELDGLIEIIGKAQQENGYLQTQTQLKNVKPFSERKYHEMYNSGHLYIAACIYYRVTGKTNFLDIAIRHANNLYNVFQPQPAELARMGFNQVQIMGLVELYRTTKDKRYLELAEIFINMRGKSKVKPHPSVRNNNIGDMTQERTPLRKEDEAVGHAVLALYYYAGAADVYAETGEKALIDALDRIWGNIVEKKMFVTGACGQKHDGGSSNRDFVHEAFTIDYEMHNANAYNETCANLCNAMFNYRMLNIKGESKHADIMELVLYNSALSGISLEGNSYFYTNPLRRTKNHKMGGTDYPNRVGYIPCFCCPPNLVRTIAKSSSWAYSLSDNGIAVNLYGGNKLDTKLLDNSTIKLKQETNYPWNGKIVITIDECKSDAFDVMLRIPDWSETAKISINGKKVNIKTEVGTFATINRNWKKGDVITLNLPMDIKLLEGNPLIEEVRNQAAIKRGPIVYCVESPDLPKSADILDVYLPVNSNLKSIYKPKLLGGVTTISGNVKLRQDDKTGMYRVLSGIKWRSYEAQFIPYFTWSNRGESEMSVWLPLIFDEK; this is encoded by the coding sequence ATGAATCAAAAATTAAAAAATTCTATTATAATTACTTTTTTCAGTTTTTTACTGATAATTTCTTGTAAAGAAAATGCTAATCAAAAATTAGCATTAAATACTAGGAAAAATGTAGACTTAAATTTAGATGCAAACAAGGGAATTATTAATTATTCTAATAGCCCTCATGTAAAATTAAAGAGTTTAAATATTGGAGATTGTGAATGGACGGATGGTTTTTGGGCAGATAAATTTAAAGTAGCTCAAGATGTTATGGTGCCATATATGGGCGAAGTTTTAAAAGGAGATGTTGGCCATGCTTTAAATAATTTTAAAATAGCAGCAGGGCTAAAAGAAGGTAAACATAAAGGTTTTTATTGGCATGATGGAGATTTCTATAAATGGATGGAAGCCGCAACTTATGTTTATGCAATTAACAAAGACAAAAAAATTATAGACGAGTTAGATGGTTTAATAGAAATTATAGGAAAAGCCCAACAAGAAAATGGGTATTTACAAACGCAAACGCAACTAAAAAATGTAAAGCCATTTTCTGAAAGAAAATATCATGAAATGTACAATAGTGGGCATTTATATATTGCAGCTTGTATTTATTATAGAGTTACAGGTAAAACAAATTTTCTTGATATCGCTATTAGACACGCAAATAATTTATATAATGTTTTTCAGCCTCAACCCGCAGAATTAGCACGTATGGGATTTAATCAGGTTCAAATTATGGGTTTGGTAGAATTGTATAGAACCACTAAGGATAAAAGATATTTAGAGTTGGCAGAAATTTTCATCAATATGAGAGGTAAATCTAAAGTAAAACCTCATCCATCAGTTAGAAATAATAATATTGGTGATATGACACAAGAGAGAACCCCGTTAAGAAAGGAAGATGAAGCTGTTGGTCATGCTGTTTTAGCGTTGTATTATTATGCTGGTGCTGCAGATGTATATGCAGAAACTGGCGAAAAAGCTTTAATTGATGCTTTAGATAGAATTTGGGGTAATATTGTTGAGAAAAAAATGTTTGTTACTGGTGCTTGTGGACAAAAACATGATGGAGGTTCATCTAACAGAGATTTTGTGCATGAAGCCTTTACTATAGATTATGAAATGCATAATGCAAATGCATACAATGAAACTTGTGCAAACTTATGTAATGCTATGTTTAATTACAGAATGTTAAACATAAAAGGAGAGTCTAAGCATGCAGATATTATGGAGTTGGTTTTATACAATAGCGCACTTTCTGGGATAAGTTTAGAAGGGAATTCTTATTTTTATACAAACCCATTAAGAAGAACAAAAAATCATAAAATGGGAGGGACAGATTATCCCAATAGAGTGGGGTATATTCCATGTTTTTGTTGTCCGCCTAACTTAGTAAGAACTATTGCTAAATCTTCTTCTTGGGCTTATAGTTTATCTGATAATGGAATTGCAGTTAATTTATATGGAGGAAATAAATTAGACACAAAATTATTAGACAATTCTACAATCAAACTAAAACAAGAAACAAATTATCCTTGGAATGGAAAAATAGTAATAACTATTGATGAATGTAAAAGTGATGCTTTTGATGTAATGTTAAGAATTCCAGATTGGTCGGAAACTGCTAAAATATCCATTAATGGTAAAAAAGTAAACATCAAAACAGAAGTTGGAACTTTTGCAACAATAAATAGAAATTGGAAAAAAGGTGATGTGATTACTTTAAATCTTCCAATGGATATTAAATTACTAGAAGGAAATCCTTTAATTGAAGAGGTTAGAAATCAGGCTGCTATAAAAAGAGGTCCAATTGTATATTGTGTAGAGTCGCCAGATTTGCCTAAAAGTGCAGATATATTAGACGTTTATTTACCAGTAAATTCTAATTTAAAATCAATTTACAAACCAAAGCTTTTGGGTGGTGTAACTACCATTTCTGGAAATGTAAAACTAAGACAAGATGATAAAACTGGAATGTATAGAGTGCTTTCTGGAATAAAATGGAGAAGCTATGAAGCACAATTTATCCCGTACTTTACTTGGTCAAATAGAGGGGAATCTGAAATGAGTGTTTGGTTGCCATTAATTTTTGACGAAAAATAA
- a CDS encoding glycoside hydrolase family 42, which translates to MKQLIKTILIFVLVLIFFSYAKEKNKYETEALQKIEQLEILMAKAKKNTIDVKREETLLWFSKEFIKFANWDEANKDQVEKSFSYDRFYKKDPVKWAIELPNLERKKVIEMLGKGILQLQKVLDGSIVRRPTPKVDWGGIKVTDRALINKEKPVFLHDYFSKTVGIPLTNKDVYNDHLGNMFHGGENLYEEHQDRAINPWLLNEDGSFDADRLKLLTNIPDTNIGFLYLWNSGLPDWLKTKDSTVQVGRSLFMGLDIDNPLVRNHWGKIANKVGELTNGKKVTQLGFVLANEPHWFAEKEYWTQKFGEMNSISIHTLNKFRKFLSNAYNNDIKALNKNWKSSFEDFNAVEIEIPISKKNQGKPIWYDWCRFGMARSLDWFTYIQKELRVLYPEAPTSIKMQPRYFAGNYRSHGLDFESLTELTSVIGDDAKAQSSRSFGAKNPESWENRYAYSWEEISFSYDFMESVSPNKIHFNSETHFLSLSNWKDLNTPTDYVRNVFWLATLHGMDASTSWFWARDPDGSPENRLEGDLDFWDPGLGGAYAGSANMQPQMVNEIAQVFMDMNSFSEEIMALREQRKSLRVFYSETSAINKKQHMTELFELYESLYFEGIPLGYATEKIIKKQNHNNWDAIVVYKTQFVTDSEFDALQDYLNYGGTIILDNKESLSKNEYGKLRKKKLQKGKGKLIFVKSNSLEGMKKASIESIPKNLSKIKLTESNGTAFKGCTWRVVKNKKGGYWVNILNIGKNDAKLKLSFKDGKKPIITNMLTQEKLKADFDLKSNGVLLLKITE; encoded by the coding sequence ATGAAACAACTAATTAAAACAATCTTAATCTTTGTTTTGGTATTAATTTTCTTTTCATATGCGAAAGAGAAAAATAAATATGAAACTGAAGCTTTGCAAAAAATTGAACAATTAGAAATTTTAATGGCAAAAGCAAAAAAGAATACTATTGATGTAAAAAGAGAAGAAACATTGCTTTGGTTTTCTAAAGAGTTTATAAAGTTTGCTAATTGGGATGAAGCTAATAAAGACCAAGTAGAGAAATCATTTAGTTATGATCGCTTTTATAAAAAAGATCCAGTAAAATGGGCAATTGAACTACCTAATTTAGAAAGAAAGAAAGTTATAGAAATGTTAGGTAAAGGAATTCTTCAATTACAAAAAGTATTGGATGGTTCTATTGTTAGAAGACCAACACCTAAAGTAGATTGGGGAGGAATTAAAGTAACAGACAGGGCTTTAATCAACAAAGAAAAACCTGTATTTCTTCACGATTACTTTTCTAAAACGGTTGGTATTCCATTAACAAACAAAGACGTATATAATGACCATTTAGGAAATATGTTTCATGGAGGAGAAAACCTTTATGAAGAACATCAAGATAGAGCAATCAATCCTTGGTTATTAAATGAAGATGGCTCTTTTGATGCTGATAGATTAAAACTACTAACAAATATTCCTGATACCAATATCGGATTTTTATATCTATGGAATTCTGGACTTCCAGATTGGTTAAAAACGAAAGATTCTACAGTGCAAGTTGGTCGTTCTCTGTTTATGGGATTAGATATTGACAATCCTTTAGTTAGAAATCATTGGGGAAAAATAGCAAATAAAGTAGGTGAATTAACTAATGGAAAAAAAGTTACGCAACTTGGTTTTGTATTGGCAAATGAACCTCATTGGTTTGCAGAAAAAGAATACTGGACCCAAAAGTTTGGAGAAATGAATAGTATCTCTATCCATACTTTAAATAAATTTAGAAAATTTTTATCTAATGCATATAACAACGATATAAAAGCTCTAAATAAGAATTGGAAAAGTTCATTTGAAGATTTTAATGCTGTAGAAATTGAAATCCCTATTTCTAAAAAAAATCAAGGAAAACCTATTTGGTACGATTGGTGTCGTTTTGGAATGGCAAGAAGTTTAGATTGGTTTACTTATATACAAAAGGAATTACGAGTTTTATATCCAGAAGCACCTACAAGTATTAAAATGCAACCGCGTTATTTTGCCGGAAATTATAGATCTCATGGTTTAGATTTTGAGTCACTTACAGAATTAACATCTGTTATTGGTGATGATGCAAAAGCGCAGTCAAGTCGTTCTTTTGGAGCTAAAAATCCAGAATCTTGGGAAAATAGATACGCGTATTCTTGGGAAGAAATTTCGTTTTCTTATGATTTTATGGAATCGGTTTCGCCAAATAAAATACACTTTAATTCAGAAACACACTTTTTGTCTTTATCTAATTGGAAAGACTTAAATACACCAACAGATTATGTAAGAAATGTATTTTGGTTAGCAACATTACATGGAATGGATGCAAGTACTTCTTGGTTTTGGGCAAGAGATCCAGATGGTTCTCCTGAAAATAGATTAGAAGGAGATTTAGATTTTTGGGATCCAGGATTAGGAGGCGCTTATGCAGGATCTGCAAATATGCAACCTCAAATGGTTAATGAAATTGCTCAGGTCTTTATGGATATGAATAGTTTTTCTGAAGAAATCATGGCCTTAAGGGAACAACGTAAATCTTTACGAGTATTTTATTCAGAAACGAGTGCAATCAATAAAAAACAACATATGACTGAACTTTTTGAGTTGTATGAATCACTTTATTTCGAAGGAATTCCTTTAGGATATGCAACTGAAAAAATCATTAAAAAACAAAATCATAATAATTGGGATGCCATTGTTGTGTATAAAACACAGTTTGTAACCGATTCAGAATTTGATGCTTTGCAAGATTACTTAAACTATGGTGGAACCATTATTTTAGATAACAAAGAAAGTTTATCTAAAAATGAATATGGAAAATTAAGAAAAAAGAAATTACAAAAAGGAAAAGGGAAATTAATTTTTGTAAAGAGCAATTCATTAGAAGGGATGAAAAAAGCATCAATAGAAAGTATTCCTAAAAATTTATCAAAAATTAAATTAACAGAATCTAATGGAACAGCGTTTAAAGGTTGTACATGGAGAGTTGTAAAAAATAAAAAAGGAGGTTATTGGGTAAATATTTTAAATATTGGTAAAAACGATGCAAAGTTAAAACTAAGTTTTAAAGATGGTAAAAAACCAATAATTACCAACATGTTAACCCAAGAAAAGCTAAAAGCTGATTTTGATTTAAAATCAAATGGAGTATTGTTATTAAAAATTACAGAATAA
- a CDS encoding sulfatase, with translation MKYLKPTFYSLLFLLIISCQQQEKKVSKKPNILFIGIDDLRPELGCYGSDIAVSPNLDKLASQGLLFENAYCQQAICGPSRASLMTGIRPETSGVFHNYIKFREVNPNVVTLSEHFKNNGYEAVYTGKIFHHGDLDDEKSWSRKPALDSMKEVKKPVGFALKKNNEDRKKIRNEMVAKYGAVAKYGLASGVAYESADVADNTYRDGYHTELAIATMKEMNAKSDKPFFLGLGFNKPHLNWVAPKKYWDLYDRDKIKLSTQTESPENGATMGLHPSFELRVRSNIPKKGEIDKELAITLKHAYLACVSYVDAQIGKMITALEKEGLRQNTIIIVWSDHGWHLGDMGIWGKATNYEIATRVPLLIWTPDMPKGSKGKTTDALVELVDMYPTLAELAGLEIPKHVEGTSFKPLISNPEKKWKTAAFSQFPSPALREWGGFPIRPAMRETYFGPLLKEVEGKIKKQQEDNWDRNLFENNLMGYAMRTEQYRFIVWKDRLNKEKEPVFIELYNHKIDPKETKNIAKENPDLVGKLMKQFNKGWQGNIPNPSI, from the coding sequence ATGAAGTATTTAAAACCAACTTTTTATTCACTTTTATTTTTGCTGATAATTAGTTGTCAGCAACAGGAAAAAAAAGTCTCAAAAAAACCAAACATTCTTTTTATTGGCATTGATGATTTACGCCCAGAATTAGGGTGTTATGGTTCTGACATTGCTGTAAGTCCTAATTTAGACAAATTAGCAAGTCAAGGTTTGTTGTTTGAAAACGCTTATTGTCAACAAGCAATTTGTGGGCCTTCAAGAGCCAGTTTAATGACAGGAATTCGTCCAGAAACAAGTGGTGTTTTTCATAATTATATCAAATTTAGAGAAGTAAATCCAAATGTTGTCACCTTATCAGAACACTTCAAAAATAATGGATATGAAGCTGTATATACAGGTAAAATTTTTCATCATGGAGATTTAGATGATGAAAAATCCTGGAGTAGAAAACCTGCTTTAGATAGTATGAAAGAGGTTAAAAAACCAGTAGGTTTTGCATTAAAAAAGAACAATGAAGATCGTAAAAAAATCAGAAATGAAATGGTTGCTAAATATGGTGCTGTAGCCAAATATGGTTTAGCTTCTGGTGTTGCCTATGAATCTGCAGATGTTGCAGATAATACTTATAGAGATGGTTATCATACAGAATTAGCTATTGCTACAATGAAAGAGATGAATGCGAAAAGTGATAAACCTTTCTTTTTAGGATTAGGTTTTAATAAACCACATTTAAACTGGGTAGCTCCTAAAAAATATTGGGATTTATATGACAGAGATAAAATAAAACTGTCAACTCAAACTGAAAGCCCAGAAAATGGAGCAACAATGGGGTTACATCCATCCTTTGAGTTACGAGTAAGAAGTAATATACCTAAAAAAGGTGAAATAGATAAGGAATTAGCCATCACTTTAAAACACGCGTATTTAGCTTGTGTAAGTTATGTGGATGCGCAAATTGGTAAAATGATTACAGCTCTTGAAAAAGAAGGTTTAAGACAAAATACAATCATTATAGTTTGGTCAGATCATGGATGGCATTTAGGTGACATGGGTATTTGGGGAAAAGCAACGAATTATGAAATTGCGACAAGAGTTCCTTTACTTATTTGGACTCCAGACATGCCAAAAGGAAGCAAAGGTAAAACTACAGATGCTTTGGTAGAATTGGTAGATATGTATCCAACTTTAGCAGAATTAGCTGGATTAGAAATTCCAAAACATGTTGAAGGAACAAGTTTTAAACCCTTGATTTCAAATCCTGAGAAGAAATGGAAAACAGCTGCTTTTAGTCAGTTTCCTTCTCCAGCATTAAGAGAATGGGGTGGATTTCCAATACGACCAGCAATGAGAGAAACCTATTTTGGACCATTGTTAAAAGAAGTTGAAGGAAAAATAAAAAAACAACAAGAAGATAATTGGGATAGAAATTTGTTTGAAAACAACTTAATGGGTTATGCAATGAGAACAGAACAATACAGATTTATTGTTTGGAAAGACAGGTTAAATAAAGAAAAAGAACCCGTTTTTATAGAATTGTATAATCATAAAATAGATCCAAAAGAAACTAAAAATATAGCTAAAGAAAATCCTGATTTAGTTGGTAAATTAATGAAACAATTTAATAAAGGTTGGCAAGGAAATATCCCTAATCCATCAATATAA